Proteins co-encoded in one Alphaproteobacteria bacterium PA2 genomic window:
- a CDS encoding carboxylesterase, translating into MRPSRLSTSLIGAVIALIATAAQAEPAKVKVETGVLAGEARDGVAVYRNIPFAAPPVGALRWAPPAKASAWSGERDAVKVGPSCVQPMNADNSPNSGGANGPMSEDCLQLNVYAPAGAKGAPVMVWIHGGSHRTGAGWVYDGTNFAKDGVVLVSINYRLGPLGYFAHPALTRAAGKGEALGNYGLMDQIAALKWVQRNIRAFGGDPKRVTVFGESAGAMSTLALLATPSTKGLYRQAMVQSGGGWFPPVTLAAREAEGLKAVSAMGVETPDAARLRALSATDLVAKIGGNFGPFVDGKLMTETPSQAFAAGRAADVPLVIGSNSGEDSLMGPWNPSMAAMIPAAARSIYVQEAAAGDETLARAIFTDRIMGAPARWVARTAAAGQPTWLYHFSYVGTRFRPMVKRAFHAAEIQYVFQYWGRRTPMSMVSEQDQAMARLMHSCWVAFAKTGRPECATGPAWPPYSAASDQLMEFGDQSGVVAGFRKPQLDAQETFSLPSLNLPN; encoded by the coding sequence ATGCGCCCAAGCCGCCTCTCCACCAGCCTGATCGGCGCCGTGATCGCCCTGATCGCCACTGCCGCGCAGGCGGAACCTGCCAAGGTCAAGGTTGAAACCGGCGTCCTGGCCGGTGAGGCCAGGGACGGGGTCGCGGTCTATCGCAACATCCCCTTCGCCGCCCCGCCGGTCGGCGCCCTGCGATGGGCGCCTCCGGCCAAGGCGTCCGCCTGGTCCGGCGAGCGGGACGCAGTCAAGGTCGGCCCCTCCTGCGTCCAGCCCATGAACGCCGACAACAGCCCCAACAGCGGCGGCGCCAACGGCCCCATGAGCGAGGACTGCCTGCAGCTCAATGTTTATGCTCCGGCAGGCGCCAAGGGCGCGCCGGTCATGGTCTGGATCCATGGCGGCAGCCACCGGACCGGGGCTGGCTGGGTCTATGACGGGACCAACTTCGCCAAGGACGGGGTGGTGCTGGTGAGCATCAATTACCGCTTGGGCCCCCTGGGCTATTTCGCCCATCCCGCCCTGACCAGGGCCGCCGGCAAGGGCGAGGCCCTGGGCAATTACGGCCTCATGGACCAGATCGCTGCCCTGAAATGGGTCCAGCGCAACATCAGGGCCTTTGGCGGCGACCCGAAGCGCGTGACGGTGTTTGGCGAAAGCGCCGGGGCCATGAGCACCCTGGCCCTTCTGGCGACGCCCTCCACCAAGGGGCTCTACAGACAGGCCATGGTCCAGTCCGGCGGCGGCTGGTTTCCGCCGGTGACCCTGGCGGCCCGGGAGGCTGAGGGCCTGAAGGCGGTGTCCGCCATGGGGGTCGAGACCCCCGACGCGGCCCGGCTTCGCGCCCTGTCAGCCACTGACCTCGTGGCGAAGATCGGTGGAAACTTCGGGCCCTTTGTCGACGGAAAGCTGATGACCGAGACGCCCAGCCAGGCCTTCGCCGCCGGCCGCGCCGCTGACGTGCCCCTGGTGATCGGCTCCAATTCCGGCGAAGACTCCCTGATGGGTCCGTGGAACCCGTCCATGGCGGCCATGATCCCCGCCGCAGCCCGCAGCATCTATGTCCAGGAAGCCGCCGCAGGGGATGAAACCCTGGCCCGGGCCATTTTCACCGACCGGATCATGGGCGCCCCCGCCCGTTGGGTGGCCCGCACCGCCGCCGCCGGACAGCCGACCTGGCTCTACCATTTCTCCTATGTGGGCACGCGCTTCCGACCCATGGTCAAACGGGCCTTCCACGCCGCCGAGATCCAGTATGTCTTCCAGTACTGGGGGCGCCGGACGCCCATGAGCATGGTGTCAGAACAGGATCAGGCCATGGCCCGGCTCATGCACTCCTGCTGGGTCGCCTTCGCCAAGACCGGGCGGCCGGAATGCGCCACAGGCCCTGCCTGGCCGCCCTATTCCGCGGCCTCGGATCAGCTAATGGAATTCGGCGATCAGAGCGGTGTAGTCGCCGGTTTCCGCAAGCCCCAGCTGGACGCCCAGGAAACCTTCAGTCTTCCGTCCCTGAACCTGCCGAATTAA
- the zwf gene encoding glucose-6-phosphate dehydrogenase, which produces MAGAALVDVIVLFGGTGDLAQRMLFPALYFLDADGFLTPDIRIVATARADVSRADFIARTKDSVALRVGGLADEVWARFEARLDYVVADATTVEGAEKLKLAVGVAATPMFYLAVSPSLYSRICSSLQASGLASATSRIVMEKPIGHDLQSSRAINQAVGEVFTEDRVFRIDHYLGKETVQNLIALRFANTLFEPLWNNLTIDHVQITVAETEGVGDRWPYYDEHGALRDMLQNHMLQLLCLVAMEPPSDMEPDSVRNEKVKVLRSLRPFTRADAAPNSVRGQYTPGVVAGAAVKGYEEERGQPSGIDTFVALRADIDNWRWAGVPFYLRTGKRLPERRTQIVIQFKGVPHSIFGESAKNDLVANRLVIDLQPDEDIELLLMNKSPGLSQGGMRLQSLPLSLSLLKAFAGPNARRHIAYERLLLDVIHGVSTLFVRRDEVEEAWTWVDGISQAWTDAAMAPKPYAAGSWGPAGAFALIERTERAWHD; this is translated from the coding sequence ATGGCCGGCGCCGCCTTGGTCGATGTCATTGTTCTGTTTGGCGGCACGGGCGACCTGGCCCAGCGCATGCTGTTTCCAGCCCTGTACTTCCTCGACGCCGACGGCTTTCTGACCCCCGACATCCGCATTGTCGCCACCGCCCGGGCCGATGTCTCCCGCGCCGATTTCATCGCCAGAACGAAGGACTCTGTCGCCCTGCGTGTCGGCGGCCTGGCCGATGAGGTCTGGGCCCGGTTCGAGGCCCGACTGGACTATGTGGTCGCGGACGCCACAACCGTGGAAGGCGCCGAAAAGCTGAAGCTTGCCGTAGGCGTCGCCGCCACGCCGATGTTCTACCTGGCCGTTTCCCCCAGTCTCTACAGCCGGATCTGCAGCAGTCTTCAGGCTTCCGGGCTCGCGTCAGCCACCAGCCGCATCGTCATGGAAAAGCCCATCGGCCATGACCTGCAGAGCTCGCGGGCCATCAACCAGGCGGTGGGCGAGGTCTTCACCGAGGACCGGGTCTTCCGCATTGACCACTATCTGGGCAAGGAGACGGTCCAGAACCTCATCGCCCTGCGCTTCGCCAACACCCTGTTCGAGCCCCTCTGGAACAATCTGACCATCGACCACGTCCAGATCACCGTGGCCGAAACCGAAGGGGTGGGAGATCGCTGGCCCTATTATGACGAGCATGGCGCCCTGCGCGACATGCTGCAGAACCACATGCTGCAGCTGCTTTGCCTGGTGGCCATGGAGCCGCCGTCGGACATGGAGCCGGACTCGGTCCGCAATGAAAAGGTCAAGGTCCTTCGCTCCCTGCGGCCCTTCACCCGGGCTGATGCTGCCCCCAACAGTGTCCGGGGCCAGTATACCCCAGGCGTCGTCGCCGGTGCGGCGGTCAAGGGCTATGAGGAAGAGCGGGGCCAGCCTTCAGGCATAGACACCTTTGTCGCCCTGCGGGCCGATATCGACAACTGGCGCTGGGCCGGGGTGCCCTTCTATCTGCGGACTGGCAAACGCCTGCCCGAGCGCCGGACCCAGATCGTCATCCAGTTCAAGGGTGTGCCCCATTCGATCTTCGGGGAGTCCGCCAAGAATGACCTTGTGGCCAATCGCCTGGTGATCGACCTGCAACCGGACGAGGACATCGAACTGCTGTTGATGAACAAGTCCCCGGGCCTTTCCCAGGGCGGCATGCGCCTTCAGTCCTTGCCCCTGTCCCTGTCCCTGCTCAAGGCCTTCGCCGGCCCCAACGCCCGGCGCCATATCGCCTATGAGCGGCTGCTGCTGGATGTCATCCACGGGGTCTCGACCCTGTTCGTCCGCCGGGACGAGGTGGAAGAGGCCTGGACCTGGGTGGACGGCATTTCCCAGGCCTGGACCGACGCCGCCATGGCGCCCAAGCCCTATGCCGCCGGCAGCTGGGGCCCGGCCGGCGCTTTCGCCTTGATCGAGCGCACCGAACGCGCCTGGCATGATTAG
- a CDS encoding error-prone DNA polymerase, whose protein sequence is MTRYAELQTTTNFSFLRGASHPWELVMTAEALGLEAIGITDRNSLAGVVRAWTQVEKMKPAVRVRALTGCRLDFVDGTPSLLCYPSDREAYGRLTRLLTLGQRRVEKGECELNWEDYLAHAEGQLTLVVPPLRLDEAFDGYLRRMAGELRGAVWLAASRGYGARDLPRLSRLNMLAQTYGAPMVATNDVLYHGPERRALQDVLTCIRETCTIHEAGLRLEANAERRLKPPEEMARLFAKFPGAVERSADIAERIGFDLSQLKYEYPDEPVPAGKSAMQHLRDLTWAGAAWRFDKGMGAKEKATLDHELALIDKLGFANYFLTVHDIVRWAREQKILCQGRGSAANSMVCFCLGITAVDPTKKDQDLLFSRFISEKRGEPPDIDVDFEHERREEVMQYVYRRYGRDRAAIVATVIHYRPRMAIRQVGKALGLTDDVTAALSGTVWGSWGGMSPDEHIRQTGLDPDSPEIRRATALATELLKFPRHLSQHVGGYVLTKRRLDETVPIGNAAMADRTFIEWDKDDIDALGLMKVDVLALGMLSALRKSFAMLPPLPDGTVITDIAHVPQEVPQVYDMLCKADSVGVFQVESRAQMSMLPRLKPRTFYDLVIEVAIVRPGPIQGNMVHPYLKRRSDPEAIVFPKPNPPHPPDELEKILKKTMGVPLFQEQAMRIAIEGAGFSENDADGLRRAMATFRHHGNVGEYEQQFITGMRAKGYDEQFIQDCFHQIEGFGSYGFPESHAISFALLVYASAWVKWRWPDAFCAALINSQPMGFYQPSQLVRDAREHGVEVRPPDVMASDWDCTLEPLEGKRLRAVRLGLRQIKGLKQDEGLRLMALRAEGVRTPEGFARGLSRRTLELLAEADAFAGLGYSRRQALWAVKGLAGEAQVETKAPLMARQTLKEVQVELPLMSAPLEVAEDYRTTRLSLKAHPCSFFRPDLERLGAVPAGRLKALRHGRRTCVGGLVLVRQRPGTAKGVVFMTLEDETGTANIVVWKDVFDANRRLIMGGSFIAVHGQLQIQDAVVHLVAKSFVDLSHLAAAMKQEDPDAPPDSRVGGRLLASRDFH, encoded by the coding sequence AGAGGCGGGTGGAGAAGGGCGAGTGCGAACTGAACTGGGAGGACTATCTCGCCCACGCCGAGGGACAGCTGACCCTGGTGGTTCCGCCCCTGCGGCTGGATGAAGCCTTTGACGGTTATCTGCGCCGCATGGCCGGCGAACTGAGGGGCGCCGTCTGGCTGGCGGCCTCCCGGGGCTATGGCGCCCGGGACCTGCCCCGGCTGTCACGGTTGAACATGCTTGCCCAGACCTACGGCGCGCCCATGGTCGCCACAAACGACGTCCTCTATCACGGCCCCGAGCGGCGGGCCCTGCAGGATGTCCTGACCTGCATCCGCGAGACCTGCACCATCCATGAGGCCGGCCTGAGGCTGGAGGCCAATGCAGAGCGCCGCCTCAAGCCGCCGGAGGAAATGGCCCGGCTGTTTGCGAAGTTTCCCGGCGCGGTGGAGCGCAGCGCCGACATCGCCGAACGGATCGGCTTCGACCTCTCCCAGCTGAAATACGAATATCCCGACGAGCCGGTTCCTGCGGGCAAGAGCGCCATGCAGCACCTGCGCGACCTCACCTGGGCAGGCGCGGCCTGGCGGTTCGACAAGGGCATGGGGGCTAAGGAAAAGGCCACCCTCGATCACGAACTGGCCCTGATCGACAAGCTGGGCTTCGCCAACTACTTCCTCACCGTCCACGACATTGTCCGCTGGGCCCGGGAGCAGAAGATCCTCTGCCAGGGGCGGGGATCGGCGGCCAATTCCATGGTCTGCTTCTGCTTGGGTATAACCGCCGTCGATCCCACCAAGAAGGATCAGGACCTGCTGTTCTCCCGCTTCATTTCCGAGAAGCGCGGCGAGCCCCCCGACATTGACGTGGACTTCGAGCATGAGCGCCGGGAAGAGGTCATGCAGTATGTCTATCGCCGCTATGGCCGCGACCGGGCGGCCATTGTCGCCACGGTCATCCACTATCGCCCGCGCATGGCCATCCGCCAGGTGGGCAAGGCGCTTGGCCTCACCGACGACGTCACCGCCGCCCTGTCGGGCACGGTCTGGGGCAGCTGGGGCGGGATGAGCCCCGATGAGCACATCCGCCAGACCGGCCTAGATCCCGACAGTCCGGAAATCCGCCGGGCCACGGCGCTCGCCACCGAACTGCTGAAATTTCCCCGCCACCTGTCCCAGCATGTGGGGGGCTATGTCCTGACCAAGCGGCGGCTGGACGAGACCGTGCCCATCGGCAATGCGGCCATGGCCGACCGCACCTTCATCGAATGGGACAAGGACGACATTGACGCCCTGGGTCTGATGAAGGTCGACGTCCTGGCCCTGGGCATGCTGTCGGCCCTGCGCAAGAGCTTCGCCATGCTGCCGCCCCTGCCGGACGGGACGGTGATCACCGACATCGCCCATGTCCCCCAGGAGGTTCCGCAGGTCTATGACATGCTGTGCAAGGCGGACTCCGTCGGGGTCTTCCAGGTGGAGAGCCGGGCCCAGATGTCCATGTTGCCCCGGCTCAAGCCGCGGACCTTCTATGACCTGGTCATCGAGGTGGCCATTGTCCGGCCGGGCCCCATCCAGGGAAACATGGTCCATCCCTACCTCAAGCGCCGCAGCGATCCGGAGGCCATTGTCTTTCCCAAGCCCAACCCGCCCCATCCGCCGGACGAGCTGGAAAAGATCCTGAAGAAGACCATGGGCGTGCCCCTCTTCCAGGAGCAGGCCATGCGCATCGCCATTGAGGGCGCGGGCTTCAGCGAGAACGACGCCGACGGCCTGCGCCGGGCCATGGCCACCTTCCGCCACCACGGCAATGTGGGGGAGTACGAGCAGCAGTTCATCACCGGCATGCGGGCCAAGGGCTATGACGAGCAGTTCATCCAGGACTGCTTCCACCAGATCGAGGGTTTCGGCTCCTATGGCTTTCCCGAGAGCCACGCCATCAGCTTCGCCCTGCTGGTCTATGCCTCGGCCTGGGTGAAGTGGCGCTGGCCCGACGCCTTCTGCGCGGCCCTGATCAACAGCCAGCCCATGGGGTTCTACCAGCCCTCCCAGCTGGTCCGCGACGCCCGGGAGCACGGGGTCGAGGTCCGGCCGCCGGACGTCATGGCCAGCGACTGGGACTGCACCCTTGAGCCCCTTGAGGGAAAGCGCCTGCGGGCCGTGCGTCTGGGCCTGCGCCAGATCAAGGGACTGAAGCAGGACGAGGGCCTGCGGCTCATGGCCCTGCGTGCCGAGGGCGTGCGGACGCCGGAAGGTTTCGCCCGGGGCCTGTCCCGCCGCACCCTGGAACTGCTGGCCGAGGCCGACGCCTTCGCCGGGCTGGGCTACAGCCGCCGTCAGGCCCTTTGGGCGGTGAAGGGCCTGGCCGGGGAGGCCCAGGTCGAGACCAAGGCGCCGCTCATGGCCCGCCAGACCCTGAAGGAGGTCCAGGTGGAGCTGCCCCTGATGAGCGCCCCCCTGGAGGTGGCCGAGGACTATCGCACCACCCGCCTGTCCCTGAAGGCCCATCCCTGCAGCTTCTTCCGGCCCGACCTGGAGCGGCTGGGGGCGGTTCCGGCCGGACGGCTGAAGGCCCTGCGCCACGGGCGGCGGACCTGCGTCGGCGGTCTGGTCCTGGTCCGCCAGCGGCCGGGGACCGCCAAGGGGGTGGTCTTCATGACCCTGGAGGACGAAACCGGCACGGCCAATATCGTCGTCTGGAAGGACGTCTTCGACGCCAACCGCCGGCTGATCATGGGCGGCAGTTTCATCGCCGTGCACGGTCAGCTGCAGATCCAGGACGCCGTGGTCCATCTGGTGGCCAAGAGCTTTGTCGACCTTTCCCATCTGGCGGCGGCCATGAAGCAGGAAGATCCAGACGCCCCCCCGGACAGCCGCGTTGGCGGCCGCCTGCTGGCCAGCCGCGACTTTCACTGA